The following proteins are encoded in a genomic region of Triticum dicoccoides isolate Atlit2015 ecotype Zavitan chromosome 1B, WEW_v2.0, whole genome shotgun sequence:
- the LOC119322468 gene encoding microtubule-associated protein futsch-like isoform X3, giving the protein MSTAATGESEATRRKKKKPKHVEVGMAQSQSPHASEPLPTAPFLQTPAQSPAPGTPIPQEMAAAAAMRKERKICKEKKAASLLLPPKYNLEEGVAQSQSPHASEPLPTAPFLQTPARSPAPGTPIPQETAAAAAMRKERKIRKEKKAASLLLPPQYNLKEGEAEARMASMKKKQRRKERKHAEIMLSSAAKTPILQQEEKVTKKRKRRMEQEPSGNSPLPLHPGDACNSFLQSPAPEILTLAEAAAMMRKRNMHKEQNLPFAPNPTLEEQGEKEKKERKRVEQILLSPSTSVAAETPIQEQEVNVIKKQKRRRGQEPSGKSQEPLDSSPLLLHPGHVSEPLLAASLLQSPAPGILTLEEATVMMRKRKIHKEQKVDALPFAQNPTLEEHGEDAMMAKKKKKRKCVEQIFSSPSTSVATETPIQEQEMKVTRKQKQRMGLEASSNMPLPLHHSHVSEHPLAVPFLQAAAPEILTLKQAAAMMRKRNMHKEEKVDALPFAQNPTLEEQREEAMMVTKKKKHKRVEQILSPPSTSVAVETTIQEQEVKKQKLRRRQEPSGNSPLPLHPGHASKPLLAAPFLQSPAPKILTLGEAAVAVTMGKRKMRKEQKVDALSFAQNPTLAEEQGEEAMTMMTKKERKRVEQILSSPTSVAAETPIQEQEVKVTKKQKQRRGHEPSAKSTLPLDRGQSRCVQSHGAKAPPKQDGENDGCKGIKKSNGKKPRVRVLNNRELIQEARKQPQPLPEGFVPFSNFVASCTEQNADHSSPCSAFFDQFRYNPVCEDRKPPLPRTPDRLTRLPPRGYSSFESSQLAANEVSRPDTTLASKTKQQDSGSGSQEKVSVEVKENPENKTREKKQRRLSGKSRLPFDSSRTCCVQLQGTKALPEQDQETDAPKVNNIEKSNSKKAHVCAPSKCELFKEMTKEQTLTEGFLAPKDLVSNCTEQSPNYSSPSGASFDPFCYRSARQDLNPQPSRSTDHLPFELSELTTSETSNAFKANNSVQSKSKKKDSGSSSTSGSQKKQNVKEKTTPEKKTRIRKPRPVFTTAEKRSDKYRRVPLDQLVPPPRSPHNLLQEKYASDPWKVMLICMFLNLTQGIQVKRMLEGFFERYPDPWSAINADPDKMAEYLSPLGLQHVKTRNIKKLSKQYVGNEWTHITQLCGVGKYAADAYAIFCAGRAREVVPDDHKLVDYWNYVCFELPMTQSVAIGSSPDQILARRGCPRPSSRSPLLCHRLPVPTR; this is encoded by the exons ATGTCGACGGCGGCGACGGGAGAGAGTGAGGCGACGCGGCGGAAGAAGAAAAAGCCGAAGCACGTGGAGGTGGGGATGGCTCAGTCGCAATCTCCCCATGCCTCCGAACCCCTCCCTACCGCCCCATTCCTCCAAACCCCAGCCCAATCCCCCGCTCCCGGAACCCCAATCCCGcaagagatggcggcggcggcggcgatgaggaAGGAGAGGAAGATTTGTAAGGAGAAGAAGGCGGCCTCGCTGCTCCTTCCCCCAAAATATAatttggaggagggggtggctCAGTCGCAATCTCCCCATGCCTCCGAACCCCTCCCTACCGCCCCGTTCCTCCAAACCCCAGCCCGATCCCCCGCTCCCGGAACCCCAATCCCGcaagagacggcggcggcggcggcgatgaggaAGGAGAGGAAGATTCGTAAGGAGAAGAAGGCGGCCTCGCTGCTCCTTCCCCCACAATATAATTTGAAGGAGGGGGAGGCGGAGGCCCGGATGGCGTCGATGAAGAAGAAGCAAAGGCGGAAGGAGCGCAAGCACGCGGAGATTATGCTGTCCTCCGCCGCTAAAACCCCAATCTTGCAGCAGGAGGAGAAGGTGACAAAGAAACGGAAGAGGAGGATGGAGCAGGAGCCATCCGGCAACTCGCCGTTGCCACTTCACCCCGGCGATGCCTGTAACTCATTCCTCCAGTCCCCCGCTCCCGAAATCCTAACGTTGGCAGAGGCGGCggcgatgatgaggaagaggaaTATGCATAAAGAGCAGAATCTTCCTTTTGCCCCAAATCCTACCTTAGaggagcaaggggagaaggagaagaaggagcgcAAGCGTGTGGAGCAGATTTTGCTATCTCCTTCTACATCTGTTGCTGCTGAAACCCCGATTCAGGAGCAGGAGGTGAATGTGATAAAGAAACAGAAAAGGAGGAGGGGCCAGGAACCATCCGGCAAATCACAGGAGCCATTAGACAGTTCGCCATTGCTACTTCACCCCGGACATGTCTCTGAGCCCCTACTAGCTGCCTCACTCCTTCAGTCCCCCGCTCCCGGAATCCTAACATTGGAAGAGGCCACGGTGATGATGAGGAAAAGGAAGATTCATAAAGAGCAGAAGGTGGATGCGCTGCCTTTTGCCCAAAATCCAACCTTAGAGGAGCATGGGGAGGATGCcatgatggcgaagaagaagaaaaagcgcAAGTGCGTGGAGCAGATATTCTCATCTCCTTCAACATCTGTTGCTACTGAAACTCCAATTCAGGAGCAGGAGATGAAGGTGACCAGGAAACAGAAGCAGAGGATGGGGCTGGAAGCATCCAGCAACATGCCGTTGCCACTTCACCACAGTCATGTCTCCGAGCACCCACTCGCTGTCCCATTCCTTCAAGCCGCCGCTCCTGAAATCCTAACGCTCAAACAGGCGGCAGCGATGATGAGAAAAAGGAATATGCATAAAGAGGAGAAGGTGGACGCGCTGCCTTTTGCCCAGAATCCTACCTTAGAGGAGCAGCGGGAGGAGGCCATGATGGTGACAAAAAAGAAAAAGCACAAGCGCGTGGAGCAGATATTGTCACCTCCTTCAACAtctgttgctgtagaaactacaatTCAGGAGCAGGAGGTGAAGAAACAGAAGCTGAGGAGAAGGCAGGAGCCATCCGGCAACTCGCCATTGCCACTTCACCCTGGCCATGCCTCTAAGCCCCTACTCGCTGCGCCATTCCTTCAGTCGCCCGCTCCCAAAATTCTAACGTTGGgagaggcggcggtggcggtgacGATGGGGAAGAGGAAGATGCGTAAGGAGCAGAAGGTGGATGCGCTGTCTTTTGCTCAAAATCCTACACTGGCGGAAGAGCAGGGGGAGGAGGCCATGACCATGATGACTAAAAAGGAGCGCAAGCGTGTAGAGCAGATACTGTCATCTCCTACATCTGTTGCGGCCGAAACCCCAATCCAGGAGCAGGAGGTGAAGGTGACCAAGAAACAGAAGCAGAGGAGGGGACATGAACCATCTGCCAAGTCAACATTACCACTTGACCGTGGCCAGAGTCGCTGTGTTCAATCACATGGAGCCAAAGCTCCACCAAAACAAGATGGAGAGAATGATGGCTGCAAGGGTATTAAAAAAAGCAATGGCAAGAAACCCCGTGTCCGTGTCCTCAACAACCGTGAGCTCATCCAGGAGGCAAGAAAGCAGCCGCAGCCGCTGCCCGAAGGCTTTGTGCCGTTCAGCAATTTTGTTGCCAGTTGCACAGAGCAGAACGCTGACCATTCATCGCCTTGCAGTGCATTCTTTGACCAGTTTCGCTATAACCCTGTCTGCGAAGATCGCAAACCCCCACTTCCCAGAACCCCTGATCGTCTGACCAGGTTGCCACCTCGAGGTTACTCATCATTTGAGTCATCTCAGCTCGCTGCAAATGAAGTTTCCAGGCCTGACACCACTCTAGCGTCCAAGACAAAGCAGCAAGATTCAGGTTCAGgatcacaagagaaagttagtgtaGAAGTAAAGGAAAACCCTGAAAACAAGACgagggagaagaagcaaaggagaCTATCTGGCAAGTCACGATTGCCATTTGACTCCAGCCGGACTTGCTGTGTTCAGCTACAAGGAACCAAAGCTCTACCAGAACAGGACCAAGAAACTGATGCTCCAAAGGTTAACAATATTGAAAAAAGTAACAGCAAGAAGGCCCATGTCTGTGCTCCCAGCAAATGCGAACTCTTCAAGGAGATGACAAAGGAGCAGACGCTGACTGAAGGCTTTTTGGCACCCAAAGATTTGGTTTCCAATTGCACTGAGCAGAGTCCCAATTATTCATCGCCTTCTGGTGCATCCTTTGATCCGTTCTGCTACAGATCTGCTCGGCAAGATCTCAATCCCCAACCTTCTAGAAGCACTGATCATCTACCATTTGAGTTGTCTGAGCTCACTACGAGTGAAACCTCCAACGCTTTCAAGGCTAACAATTCTGTGCAGTCCAAGTCAAAGAAGAAAGATTCAGGTTCAAGCTCCACCTCAGGCTCACAGAAGAAACAAAATGTAAAAGAAAAGACAACCCCTGAGAAGAAGACGAGGATCAGGAAACCACGACCAGTGTTTACCACTGCTGAGAAGCGCTCAGACAAATACCGGCGCGTACCCTTGGACCAGCTGGTACCACCGCCACGCTCTCCTCATAATCTCTTGCAGGAGAAGTACGCCTCTGACCCGTGGAAGGTTATGCTCATCTGCATGTTCCTCAACTTAACACAGGGTATACAG GTCAAGAGGATGTTGGAGGGCTTCTTTGAACGCTATCCTGACCCTTGGTCTGCAATTAACGCTGATCCTGACAAGATGGCGGAGTATCTATCTCCTCTAGGGTTGCAGCATGTGAAGACACGCAATATCAAGAAATTGTCCAAGCAGTATGTTGGAAATGAATGGACCCATATTACGCAGCTTTGTGGCGTCGGCAA GTACGCAGCTGATGCTTATGCAATATTTTGTGCGGGTAGGGCGAGGGAGGTGGTACCTGATGATCACAAGTTAGTTGACTACTGGAACTATGTCTGCTTTGAGTTGCCCATGACGCAG AGCGTAGCCATCGGCTCCTCCCCTGATCAAATTCTTGCACGAAGAGGCTGCCCGCGCCCCTCCTCTCGGAGTCCCCTGCTGTGCCACCGCCTGCCCGTTCCCACTCGGTG A
- the LOC119322468 gene encoding microtubule-associated protein futsch-like isoform X4: MSTAATGESEATRRKKKKPKHVEVGMAQSQSPHASEPLPTAPFLQTPAQSPAPGTPIPQEMAAAAAMRKERKICKEKKAASLLLPPKYNLEEGVAQSQSPHASEPLPTAPFLQTPARSPAPGTPIPQETAAAAAMRKERKIRKEKKAASLLLPPQYNLKEGEAEARMASMKKKQRRKERKHAEIMLSSAAKTPILQQEEKVTKKRKRRMEQEPSGNSPLPLHPGDACNSFLQSPAPEILTLAEAAAMMRKRNMHKEQNLPFAPNPTLEEQGEKEKKERKRVEQILLSPSTSVAAETPIQEQEVNVIKKQKRRRGQEPSGKSQEPLDSSPLLLHPGHVSEPLLAASLLQSPAPGILTLEEATVMMRKRKIHKEQKVDALPFAQNPTLEEHGEDAMMAKKKKKRKCVEQIFSSPSTSVATETPIQEQEMKVTRKQKQRMGLEASSNMPLPLHHSHVSEHPLAVPFLQAAAPEILTLKQAAAMMRKRNMHKEEKVDALPFAQNPTLEEQREEAMMVTKKKKHKRVEQILSPPSTSVAVETTIQEQEVKKQKLRRRQEPSGNSPLPLHPGHASKPLLAAPFLQSPAPKILTLGEAAVAVTMGKRKMRKEQKVDALSFAQNPTLAEEQGEEAMTMMTKKERKRVEQILSSPTSVAAETPIQEQEVKVTKKQKQRRGHEPSAKSTLPLDRGQSRCVQSHGAKAPPKQDGENDGCKGIKKSNGKKPRVRVLNNRELIQEARKQPQPLPEGFVPFSNFVASCTEQNADHSSPCSAFFDQFRYNPVCEDRKPPLPRTPDRLTRLPPRGYSSFESSQLAANEVSRPDTTLASKTKQQDSGSGSQEKVSVEVKENPENKTREKKQRRLSGKSRLPFDSSRTCCVQLQGTKALPEQDQETDAPKVNNIEKSNSKKAHVCAPSKCELFKEMTKEQTLTEGFLAPKDLVSNCTEQSPNYSSPSGASFDPFCYRSARQDLNPQPSRSTDHLPFELSELTTSETSNAFKANNSVQSKSKKKDSGSSSTSGSQKKQNVKEKTTPEKKTRIRKPRPVFTTAEKRSDKYRRVPLDQLVPPPRSPHNLLQEKYASDPWKVMLICMFLNLTQGIQVKRMLEGFFERYPDPWSAINADPDKMAEYLSPLGLQHVKTRNIKKLSKQYVGNEWTHITQLCGVGKYAADAYAIFCAGRAREVVPDDHKLVDYWNYVCFELPMTQMD, encoded by the exons ATGTCGACGGCGGCGACGGGAGAGAGTGAGGCGACGCGGCGGAAGAAGAAAAAGCCGAAGCACGTGGAGGTGGGGATGGCTCAGTCGCAATCTCCCCATGCCTCCGAACCCCTCCCTACCGCCCCATTCCTCCAAACCCCAGCCCAATCCCCCGCTCCCGGAACCCCAATCCCGcaagagatggcggcggcggcggcgatgaggaAGGAGAGGAAGATTTGTAAGGAGAAGAAGGCGGCCTCGCTGCTCCTTCCCCCAAAATATAatttggaggagggggtggctCAGTCGCAATCTCCCCATGCCTCCGAACCCCTCCCTACCGCCCCGTTCCTCCAAACCCCAGCCCGATCCCCCGCTCCCGGAACCCCAATCCCGcaagagacggcggcggcggcggcgatgaggaAGGAGAGGAAGATTCGTAAGGAGAAGAAGGCGGCCTCGCTGCTCCTTCCCCCACAATATAATTTGAAGGAGGGGGAGGCGGAGGCCCGGATGGCGTCGATGAAGAAGAAGCAAAGGCGGAAGGAGCGCAAGCACGCGGAGATTATGCTGTCCTCCGCCGCTAAAACCCCAATCTTGCAGCAGGAGGAGAAGGTGACAAAGAAACGGAAGAGGAGGATGGAGCAGGAGCCATCCGGCAACTCGCCGTTGCCACTTCACCCCGGCGATGCCTGTAACTCATTCCTCCAGTCCCCCGCTCCCGAAATCCTAACGTTGGCAGAGGCGGCggcgatgatgaggaagaggaaTATGCATAAAGAGCAGAATCTTCCTTTTGCCCCAAATCCTACCTTAGaggagcaaggggagaaggagaagaaggagcgcAAGCGTGTGGAGCAGATTTTGCTATCTCCTTCTACATCTGTTGCTGCTGAAACCCCGATTCAGGAGCAGGAGGTGAATGTGATAAAGAAACAGAAAAGGAGGAGGGGCCAGGAACCATCCGGCAAATCACAGGAGCCATTAGACAGTTCGCCATTGCTACTTCACCCCGGACATGTCTCTGAGCCCCTACTAGCTGCCTCACTCCTTCAGTCCCCCGCTCCCGGAATCCTAACATTGGAAGAGGCCACGGTGATGATGAGGAAAAGGAAGATTCATAAAGAGCAGAAGGTGGATGCGCTGCCTTTTGCCCAAAATCCAACCTTAGAGGAGCATGGGGAGGATGCcatgatggcgaagaagaagaaaaagcgcAAGTGCGTGGAGCAGATATTCTCATCTCCTTCAACATCTGTTGCTACTGAAACTCCAATTCAGGAGCAGGAGATGAAGGTGACCAGGAAACAGAAGCAGAGGATGGGGCTGGAAGCATCCAGCAACATGCCGTTGCCACTTCACCACAGTCATGTCTCCGAGCACCCACTCGCTGTCCCATTCCTTCAAGCCGCCGCTCCTGAAATCCTAACGCTCAAACAGGCGGCAGCGATGATGAGAAAAAGGAATATGCATAAAGAGGAGAAGGTGGACGCGCTGCCTTTTGCCCAGAATCCTACCTTAGAGGAGCAGCGGGAGGAGGCCATGATGGTGACAAAAAAGAAAAAGCACAAGCGCGTGGAGCAGATATTGTCACCTCCTTCAACAtctgttgctgtagaaactacaatTCAGGAGCAGGAGGTGAAGAAACAGAAGCTGAGGAGAAGGCAGGAGCCATCCGGCAACTCGCCATTGCCACTTCACCCTGGCCATGCCTCTAAGCCCCTACTCGCTGCGCCATTCCTTCAGTCGCCCGCTCCCAAAATTCTAACGTTGGgagaggcggcggtggcggtgacGATGGGGAAGAGGAAGATGCGTAAGGAGCAGAAGGTGGATGCGCTGTCTTTTGCTCAAAATCCTACACTGGCGGAAGAGCAGGGGGAGGAGGCCATGACCATGATGACTAAAAAGGAGCGCAAGCGTGTAGAGCAGATACTGTCATCTCCTACATCTGTTGCGGCCGAAACCCCAATCCAGGAGCAGGAGGTGAAGGTGACCAAGAAACAGAAGCAGAGGAGGGGACATGAACCATCTGCCAAGTCAACATTACCACTTGACCGTGGCCAGAGTCGCTGTGTTCAATCACATGGAGCCAAAGCTCCACCAAAACAAGATGGAGAGAATGATGGCTGCAAGGGTATTAAAAAAAGCAATGGCAAGAAACCCCGTGTCCGTGTCCTCAACAACCGTGAGCTCATCCAGGAGGCAAGAAAGCAGCCGCAGCCGCTGCCCGAAGGCTTTGTGCCGTTCAGCAATTTTGTTGCCAGTTGCACAGAGCAGAACGCTGACCATTCATCGCCTTGCAGTGCATTCTTTGACCAGTTTCGCTATAACCCTGTCTGCGAAGATCGCAAACCCCCACTTCCCAGAACCCCTGATCGTCTGACCAGGTTGCCACCTCGAGGTTACTCATCATTTGAGTCATCTCAGCTCGCTGCAAATGAAGTTTCCAGGCCTGACACCACTCTAGCGTCCAAGACAAAGCAGCAAGATTCAGGTTCAGgatcacaagagaaagttagtgtaGAAGTAAAGGAAAACCCTGAAAACAAGACgagggagaagaagcaaaggagaCTATCTGGCAAGTCACGATTGCCATTTGACTCCAGCCGGACTTGCTGTGTTCAGCTACAAGGAACCAAAGCTCTACCAGAACAGGACCAAGAAACTGATGCTCCAAAGGTTAACAATATTGAAAAAAGTAACAGCAAGAAGGCCCATGTCTGTGCTCCCAGCAAATGCGAACTCTTCAAGGAGATGACAAAGGAGCAGACGCTGACTGAAGGCTTTTTGGCACCCAAAGATTTGGTTTCCAATTGCACTGAGCAGAGTCCCAATTATTCATCGCCTTCTGGTGCATCCTTTGATCCGTTCTGCTACAGATCTGCTCGGCAAGATCTCAATCCCCAACCTTCTAGAAGCACTGATCATCTACCATTTGAGTTGTCTGAGCTCACTACGAGTGAAACCTCCAACGCTTTCAAGGCTAACAATTCTGTGCAGTCCAAGTCAAAGAAGAAAGATTCAGGTTCAAGCTCCACCTCAGGCTCACAGAAGAAACAAAATGTAAAAGAAAAGACAACCCCTGAGAAGAAGACGAGGATCAGGAAACCACGACCAGTGTTTACCACTGCTGAGAAGCGCTCAGACAAATACCGGCGCGTACCCTTGGACCAGCTGGTACCACCGCCACGCTCTCCTCATAATCTCTTGCAGGAGAAGTACGCCTCTGACCCGTGGAAGGTTATGCTCATCTGCATGTTCCTCAACTTAACACAGGGTATACAG GTCAAGAGGATGTTGGAGGGCTTCTTTGAACGCTATCCTGACCCTTGGTCTGCAATTAACGCTGATCCTGACAAGATGGCGGAGTATCTATCTCCTCTAGGGTTGCAGCATGTGAAGACACGCAATATCAAGAAATTGTCCAAGCAGTATGTTGGAAATGAATGGACCCATATTACGCAGCTTTGTGGCGTCGGCAA GTACGCAGCTGATGCTTATGCAATATTTTGTGCGGGTAGGGCGAGGGAGGTGGTACCTGATGATCACAAGTTAGTTGACTACTGGAACTATGTCTGCTTTGAGTTGCCCATGACGCAG ATGGATTAG